One part of the Osmerus mordax isolate fOsmMor3 chromosome 18, fOsmMor3.pri, whole genome shotgun sequence genome encodes these proteins:
- the LOC136962272 gene encoding apolipoprotein A-IV-like, producing MKVLVVLALAVFTGCNANVLWQDPAKLDLVKDAFWDYVAKATLTAEDTLQKIKQSELGQEFNARIAESAAAVNQYSVALQGQMTPLAQDLLAKLTQEAELLKGRLEQDMTTMRGQLQPYAMELSTDIQRQVEELRKEVAAYAEGVDSETLKASLLQKSDELKGSLEKSVTELQSLLVPQTEELKLKMEQNLEAFQQSIAPLTQSFQTQLAQKTQEIQQSLAPYGEQLKMLEVNAQDLKVQLVSLWESFTKGSQ from the exons ATGAAGGTTCTCGTGGTTTTAGCCCTGGCTGTTTTCACTG GCTGCAATGCCAATGTTCTGTGGCAGGACCCAGCCAAGTTGGACTTGGTGAAAGATGCATTCTGGGACTATGTTGCCAAGGCGACCCTCACTGCTGAAGACACCTTGCAGAAGATCAAGCAGTCTGAGCTGGGCCAGGAGTTCAA tGCCAGGATCGCTGAGAGTGCTGCTGCTGTCAACCAGTACAGTGTGGCCCTGCAGGGTCAGATGACCCCCCTGGCTCAGGACCTGCTGGCTAAGCTCACCCAGGAGGCTGAGCTGCTGAAGGGCCGCCTGGAGCAGGACATGACCACCATGAGGGGCCAGCTGCAGCCCTACGCCATGGAGCTGAGCACAGACATccagaggcaggtggaggagctgaggaaggaggtgGCAGCCTACGCAGAGGGAGTGGACTCTGAGACCCTGAAGGCCAGCCTGCTGCAGAAGAGCGACGAGCTGAAGGGGAGCCTGGAGAAGAGCGTGACGGAGCTGCAGTCTCTGCTGGTTCCCCAGACAGAAGAGCTGAAGCTGAAGATGGAGCAGAACCTGGAGGCCTTCCAGCAGAGCATCGCTCCTCTGACCCAGAGCTTCCAGACCCAGCTGGCCCAGAAGACCCAGGAGATCCAGCAGAGTCTGGCCCCCTACGGAGAGCAGTTGAAGATGCTGGAGGTCAACGCCCAGGACCTGAAGGTCCAGCTGGTCTCGCTCTGGGAGTCCTTCACCAAGGGCAGCCAGTAA